One window of Macrococcus sp. 19Msa1099 genomic DNA carries:
- a CDS encoding NUDIX domain-containing protein translates to MIHYKCANLVHMKDGKLLLVKVRENEHYYLPGGKIETGEDDRTSLERELREELSLQLDRENMLYLYTVTGLAYPDTDKTVELRCYRYADDIGEIHMNSEITDVKYIDINEKESF, encoded by the coding sequence ATGATACATTACAAATGCGCGAATTTAGTACATATGAAAGATGGTAAGTTATTACTCGTAAAAGTTAGAGAGAATGAGCATTACTATTTACCGGGAGGAAAAATTGAAACGGGGGAAGATGACCGTACATCATTAGAAAGAGAGTTGCGAGAAGAGTTGAGCTTACAACTTGATAGAGAAAACATGCTGTACTTATATACCGTGACCGGTCTAGCATATCCGGATACAGATAAAACAGTGGAATTACGTTGTTATCGTTATGCCGATGATATTGGAGAAATTCACATGAACAGCGAAATTACTGATGTGAAGTATATAGATATTAATGAAAAAGAATCATTTTAA
- a CDS encoding alanine racemase yields the protein MEHIYKVLSNTNKDYYIYDLQALEERIESITSMLNHDVYYAVKANSHHRILNTLLPYVKGFEVASIGEIEKVRQISSDAAIIYGGPVKTSEDLEFAITRNVSSVQVESLIELDTLSTLTTYYEYDLNISLRINLAAVNTNATLKMSGATQFGLPEEEIFEAMDIIQDAPHLHFEGLHFHAMSNNLDAQKHVAFIEQALNYQHSAIDGDVIINVGGGIGIDYQEIETFNFEQLCEAVNELPRMKFELGRYTVGPVGYYAANVYDIKTMHHENFVLLNGGTHHFRFPKAWNHHHAHSIYQTDSQQKRKKTLSNASTYYVGKLCTPNDVFGQKYEVDTINTGDWVIFHNAGAYGYDISHINFLSHPQPEIVFVG from the coding sequence ATGGAACATATATACAAAGTGTTAAGTAATACGAATAAAGATTACTACATTTACGACTTACAAGCATTAGAAGAACGTATCGAAAGCATTACATCAATGCTCAATCACGATGTATATTATGCTGTGAAAGCGAACAGTCATCATCGAATACTCAATACACTGTTACCATATGTAAAAGGTTTTGAAGTCGCATCCATCGGTGAAATTGAAAAAGTAAGACAAATATCAAGTGATGCAGCAATTATATACGGTGGACCGGTTAAAACAAGTGAAGATCTGGAATTTGCAATTACAAGAAATGTCTCATCTGTTCAGGTGGAAAGTTTGATTGAACTTGATACACTCAGCACATTAACAACATATTATGAATATGACCTTAATATAAGTCTACGTATCAATTTAGCAGCAGTGAACACAAATGCAACATTAAAAATGTCAGGCGCAACGCAATTTGGATTGCCGGAAGAAGAAATATTTGAAGCAATGGACATTATTCAGGATGCGCCACATCTGCACTTTGAAGGACTTCACTTTCATGCGATGAGTAACAATCTCGATGCACAAAAACACGTGGCGTTTATTGAACAGGCATTAAACTATCAGCATTCTGCAATTGATGGCGACGTAATTATTAATGTCGGTGGCGGAATTGGAATAGATTATCAGGAAATTGAAACGTTTAATTTTGAACAGCTTTGTGAAGCGGTAAATGAATTACCACGCATGAAATTTGAACTCGGACGTTATACCGTCGGACCAGTTGGATATTATGCTGCAAATGTATATGACATAAAAACGATGCATCACGAAAACTTTGTACTACTAAATGGTGGGACACATCATTTCAGATTTCCAAAAGCATGGAACCATCACCATGCACATAGTATATATCAAACTGATAGTCAGCAAAAACGTAAGAAGACATTGAGTAACGCCTCTACGTATTACGTAGGAAAACTATGTACACCAAATGACGTTTTCGGACAAAAGTATGAAGTAGACACAATAAACACAGGAGACTGGGTCATATTCCATAATGCCGGCGCATATGGATACGACATCAGCCATATAAACTTTTTGTCACACCCACAACCAGAAATCGTGTTTGTAGGGTGA
- a CDS encoding MFS transporter codes for MRSLLRNNQPLQRFFLGQLIQRTSDWIDIIVLNWAILQITHDPMALALLNMMRLLPQLIFAFITGKVVDCMQAIKLMYTVHACNILLTVILCFSFYERQLYMIYAVIAVRAYVQSIDNIQRNKVLPNFTAADKLKQIISMNALLINITRIIGPFIGGILLAYTTYELLLLIPVLSSVCVILLNKTLPHQNVQYKEHNIVQYFKTHKVILHIMITSMISMFFGFSFTIVLPIIVKQTLNQGALTYAVYTAVLALGSVTVLMCFMNQHKQTTICALIQWSVLFSLSIVMMLVQHTYIFMIAIFIMGFASQGFRTTHRVLVQQYTEEQYKGTVLSVTMMDRGFIPLGGMMLTYLYTTFGINVMFTTMFIGLVCVTLLCIYMKWEEKRDGTYIQSVK; via the coding sequence ATGCGCAGTTTATTAAGAAATAATCAGCCGCTGCAGCGTTTTTTCCTAGGACAGCTCATACAGCGGACGAGTGACTGGATTGATATTATTGTACTTAACTGGGCGATACTACAAATAACACATGATCCGATGGCGCTCGCATTGCTGAATATGATGCGCTTATTACCACAATTAATCTTCGCGTTTATTACCGGAAAAGTAGTGGACTGTATGCAGGCCATTAAGCTGATGTATACTGTTCATGCTTGTAACATTTTGCTGACGGTGATACTTTGTTTTAGTTTTTATGAACGACAGCTTTATATGATTTATGCGGTTATTGCTGTACGTGCTTACGTTCAGTCAATTGATAATATACAGAGAAATAAAGTATTGCCGAACTTTACAGCAGCAGACAAATTAAAACAAATTATCAGCATGAATGCATTACTCATTAATATAACGCGAATTATCGGTCCGTTCATCGGTGGAATATTGCTCGCGTACACGACATATGAACTATTGCTGCTCATACCAGTATTAAGCAGTGTGTGCGTTATATTACTCAATAAAACATTGCCACACCAAAACGTCCAATATAAGGAGCATAATATTGTGCAATATTTTAAAACACATAAAGTCATCCTGCATATTATGATTACGAGTATGATATCGATGTTTTTCGGCTTTTCCTTCACAATTGTCCTGCCGATTATAGTGAAACAAACATTAAATCAAGGTGCGCTGACGTATGCGGTGTACACAGCGGTACTCGCACTCGGTTCTGTTACCGTACTGATGTGCTTTATGAATCAGCATAAACAGACAACGATATGCGCATTAATTCAGTGGTCGGTACTCTTTTCACTGTCCATTGTGATGATGCTGGTGCAGCACACCTATATATTTATGATTGCAATTTTTATTATGGGATTTGCATCGCAAGGATTCAGAACGACGCACCGCGTTTTAGTGCAGCAATATACTGAAGAACAATATAAAGGAACAGTACTCTCCGTTACGATGATGGACCGAGGATTTATACCACTTGGTGGGATGATGCTTACGTATCTATATACTACATTCGGTATTAATGTTATGTTTACAACAATGTTCATCGGATTAGTGTGTGTGACGTTACTATGCATCTATATGAAATGGGAGGAGAAAAGAGATGGAACATATATACAAAGTGTTAAGTAA
- a CDS encoding IucA/IucC family protein produces MWESIVQSHSNEIGSKIIHDIQRAKHLTMDKIIRAIIEEQIHPFTLVSNHEDKAAFMTSDAFFYYDKVTGSVTVNDETITDPLEFLKWCAAQSTAYDYTSFIAEIENHLINQSLSFIHCAHIEKADHPLLKGEQWVVTGHNIHPCAKTKLGMSYEAVMRYAPEYNHTFELNWILVKKDILFNNLEDDQIEQLIAFSGYQNAIDDAYHLIPVHPYQYEHILPEVYKEEIAAQDIIMLDYEGGRVKSTSSFRTVCPIDARYPIVKLPVHSQMTSTIRSISNNSVINSKAISDYFKWIYESDDALAQLSTPIMEYGGMTYEHESEAKQRNLSFILRENSTQEFKQYDDVFAATCLFERDETDDKIYKRLIYQSNQSASAWFYRYTKLLLHTAIPLMATYGIGLEAHMQNISIAFLNGNPVHLYYRDFGGLRIDISRTAGKLQLNEGLTCTTTEGMHEKVVNTLIANHLTTVIDHISQDYELHPDELWRIAAELLMHTFEMLSGNDIQQDFESFTSAHLKQKALMTMRLSSDKNDLYIYKENPLHAQFIKK; encoded by the coding sequence ATGTGGGAAAGCATAGTACAATCTCATAGCAATGAAATAGGTTCTAAAATTATACATGATATACAGCGTGCAAAACATTTAACGATGGATAAGATTATCCGTGCAATTATAGAAGAACAAATTCACCCGTTTACACTCGTTTCAAATCATGAGGACAAAGCTGCATTTATGACCAGTGATGCTTTCTTTTATTATGATAAAGTGACAGGAAGTGTAACTGTTAATGACGAAACAATTACTGATCCGCTTGAATTTCTGAAATGGTGTGCTGCGCAATCAACAGCTTATGACTATACCTCATTTATAGCAGAGATTGAAAATCATCTCATTAACCAGTCATTAAGTTTCATTCATTGCGCACATATAGAAAAGGCGGATCATCCTCTTTTAAAAGGAGAACAATGGGTCGTTACAGGTCACAATATTCATCCTTGTGCAAAGACGAAACTCGGCATGTCATATGAAGCGGTCATGCGTTATGCGCCTGAGTATAATCATACATTTGAATTGAACTGGATACTCGTTAAAAAGGACATACTGTTCAATAATTTAGAAGATGATCAAATAGAGCAGTTGATTGCATTCAGTGGGTATCAGAATGCTATCGACGATGCATATCATTTGATCCCTGTACATCCGTATCAATATGAGCATATATTGCCGGAAGTGTACAAAGAAGAGATTGCAGCACAAGATATTATTATGCTTGATTACGAAGGTGGACGCGTGAAAAGTACATCATCATTCAGGACGGTATGCCCAATTGATGCACGTTATCCGATTGTGAAGTTACCTGTTCATTCACAGATGACATCAACGATTCGTTCCATCAGTAACAATAGTGTCATCAACAGTAAAGCGATTAGCGACTATTTTAAGTGGATATATGAGAGTGATGATGCACTTGCGCAGTTGAGTACGCCGATAATGGAATATGGTGGTATGACATATGAACATGAAAGTGAAGCGAAACAACGTAATTTATCCTTCATATTAAGAGAGAACAGTACTCAGGAATTCAAACAGTATGATGATGTATTCGCTGCGACTTGTCTGTTTGAGCGTGATGAGACAGACGATAAAATTTATAAGCGCTTAATCTATCAGTCCAATCAAAGTGCTTCAGCATGGTTTTATCGTTATACGAAATTGCTGCTCCATACGGCGATCCCTTTAATGGCGACGTATGGAATTGGTCTTGAGGCACATATGCAGAATATTTCAATCGCATTTTTAAATGGTAATCCGGTCCATCTATATTATAGAGACTTCGGTGGATTACGAATTGATATATCAAGAACAGCAGGTAAATTACAGTTAAATGAAGGACTAACATGCACGACAACAGAAGGAATGCACGAAAAGGTCGTCAATACGTTGATAGCGAATCATTTAACGACCGTTATCGATCACATCTCACAAGATTATGAACTGCACCCCGATGAACTATGGCGCATTGCAGCAGAATTGCTTATGCATACATTTGAAATGCTGAGTGGTAATGATATTCAGCAGGACTTTGAAAGCTTTACGTCAGCGCATCTCAAACAAAAAGCATTGATGACGATGCGTTTATCGTCCGACAAAAATGATTTATACATCTATAAGGAAAACCCGCTACATGCGCAGTTTATTAAGAAATAA
- a CDS encoding IucA/IucC family protein produces MHLIPETLKNKALHYFKHLDEQTLKKYYSEAEREINGRIQACSIVERIETEDFGEIEKEITDSIHNLTLSLIQYEEDRQQFGGQFKNIFEFAHHFNVKATIFEQCVTLGHPFHPMTKTKLGLTYESVLRYAPEFRNCVKIIPLIIDKSLAGHFGTVQLPVSYMEQIYEIAAQYNIKHPEIIFIHEWQLNHYFNEHTSLLNSKTCIPIESLSVTGYPLLSFRTLYVPMFKCVIKAAVNAQATSAVRNVSPASIHNGVLLGKYVSKLYEQYDGCFIQQDLGGTYLEQSPHENKLSYMMRETISYENHQYAVVCASLISKSFITDQAIVIEAIDIIRHHQRISREAAAMIFFEKYTHILLKATYRLMLEHQISLEAHMQNSSIVLEYGVPKAIYIRDFGGIRISDDSVHIDKRTGLFTNDFEDLLSVFTHAVLYNHLFQLIKPLSTFANEQKLYDTIYQEIATINDTYKPPVNVLKQRKLKVKSLLKMRLYGDSYDYKYSEIKNPLMKEDFRCGKA; encoded by the coding sequence ATGCATTTAATTCCGGAAACATTAAAAAATAAAGCATTGCATTACTTTAAACATTTGGATGAACAGACATTAAAGAAATATTACTCGGAAGCTGAGCGAGAGATCAATGGTCGAATTCAAGCATGCAGTATTGTTGAACGCATTGAAACAGAAGACTTTGGAGAGATTGAAAAAGAAATTACAGATTCAATACATAATTTGACGTTAAGTTTGATTCAATACGAAGAAGACAGACAGCAATTTGGTGGACAATTTAAAAATATATTCGAATTTGCGCATCATTTTAATGTGAAAGCAACGATATTCGAACAATGTGTTACGTTAGGACATCCTTTTCATCCTATGACGAAAACAAAACTTGGATTAACTTATGAATCAGTACTCCGTTATGCACCAGAATTCAGAAATTGCGTAAAAATTATACCTCTGATTATCGATAAGTCATTAGCAGGACACTTCGGAACTGTACAACTCCCAGTTAGCTATATGGAACAGATTTACGAAATAGCAGCACAATATAATATAAAGCACCCAGAGATTATATTCATTCATGAATGGCAGCTTAACCATTACTTCAACGAACATACCTCGTTATTAAATAGCAAAACATGTATCCCGATTGAAAGTTTATCAGTAACGGGCTATCCGTTGTTATCATTTCGAACGTTATACGTACCAATGTTCAAGTGTGTCATTAAAGCTGCTGTAAATGCACAGGCGACAAGCGCAGTGCGTAACGTATCCCCAGCATCAATTCATAACGGTGTATTACTTGGGAAATATGTCAGCAAATTGTACGAGCAATATGATGGATGTTTTATACAGCAGGATCTGGGCGGTACTTATTTGGAGCAATCACCACACGAAAATAAATTAAGTTATATGATGAGAGAAACCATTTCTTATGAAAATCATCAGTATGCGGTTGTTTGTGCAAGCTTAATTTCAAAGAGCTTTATTACTGATCAGGCAATTGTGATTGAGGCGATTGATATTATAAGGCATCATCAGCGTATTTCACGTGAAGCGGCAGCAATGATATTCTTCGAAAAGTACACGCACATACTACTTAAAGCAACTTATCGACTCATGCTCGAACATCAGATCAGTCTGGAAGCGCATATGCAGAATAGTTCTATCGTTTTAGAATACGGTGTGCCGAAAGCGATATATATTCGTGACTTTGGAGGTATTAGAATATCCGATGATTCGGTTCATATTGATAAGCGTACAGGATTATTTACTAATGATTTTGAAGATTTACTTTCAGTATTCACACATGCAGTACTATACAATCATCTGTTCCAGCTCATAAAACCTTTATCAACTTTCGCAAATGAACAAAAACTCTATGACACTATCTATCAGGAGATTGCCACGATTAACGACACTTATAAGCCACCTGTGAATGTTCTGAAACAAAGAAAACTTAAAGTGAAATCACTACTTAAAATGCGTCTGTACGGAGATAGTTATGATTATAAATATTCAGAAATAAAGAATCCTTTAATGAAGGAGGACTTTCGATGTGGGAAAGCATAG
- a CDS encoding iron ABC transporter permease yields the protein MKYIVNIILLLLVMMIGLMFGDGFIHPVEIVKSFAGQSDTYTNLIIRSLRLPRVLLAIIAGAALGVAGCLLQRITKNELASPDVIGISQGAVVGSLFFLIILTTATEQLLFPIAFQSIASIVGAILVTFVLYHFALKCTFLKERLILLGICMNIFFQGIIMFLIMSSNKRSAQAQIWITGSVHLAEYYQVIVITLIIIIVMIVMAYYTRHLDIHQLGYSMSHGLGLSYQSMTILTLVCVSILTAISVSFVGGIQFVGLIAPHIAKKIKHHSFTQFVFTSGVIGGVILLLSDLIGRTIFLPVEIPAGVFTALIGAPFFIYLLFSKRFKQR from the coding sequence ATGAAATATATCGTGAATATTATATTGCTGCTGCTTGTAATGATGATAGGACTAATGTTTGGTGATGGTTTCATTCATCCGGTTGAAATTGTAAAAAGTTTTGCGGGTCAGAGTGATACGTATACGAATTTAATTATTCGCTCGCTGCGTTTACCGAGAGTACTGCTTGCTATAATAGCAGGTGCGGCGCTTGGTGTAGCCGGATGTTTGCTGCAGCGAATTACTAAAAATGAACTGGCTTCACCTGACGTTATCGGGATTTCACAAGGAGCGGTCGTCGGTAGTTTATTCTTCTTGATTATACTGACAACTGCGACAGAACAATTACTATTTCCGATAGCGTTTCAAAGTATCGCATCTATTGTCGGTGCAATTCTCGTCACATTCGTGTTATATCACTTCGCATTAAAGTGCACGTTCTTAAAGGAACGTCTTATACTGCTTGGTATCTGCATGAATATCTTCTTTCAGGGGATAATAATGTTTCTCATTATGTCTTCTAATAAAAGAAGTGCGCAGGCTCAAATATGGATTACAGGTTCCGTACATCTTGCTGAATATTATCAAGTTATTGTCATAACGCTGATCATCATCATCGTTATGATTGTGATGGCATATTATACGAGGCATCTGGATATTCATCAGTTAGGTTACAGCATGTCACATGGATTAGGATTAAGTTATCAAAGCATGACAATATTAACGCTTGTTTGTGTCAGTATCCTTACGGCAATAAGTGTAAGCTTCGTAGGTGGTATTCAGTTTGTTGGTTTAATCGCACCACACATCGCGAAAAAAATAAAGCATCATTCATTTACGCAGTTTGTATTTACGAGTGGTGTCATCGGTGGTGTGATTTTACTGTTAAGTGACTTGATAGGTAGAACAATATTTTTACCAGTTGAAATTCCAGCAGGTGTATTCACTGCTCTTATCGGTGCACCATTCTTTATATATTTGTTGTTTAGTAAACGATTTAAGCAACGTTAA
- a CDS encoding iron ABC transporter permease, with protein sequence MQSNGIKLVLLSLLLIVSMICSLMFGYKVFTVSDVFHALFQNQHIDDHNILMNLRLPRTLLAALIGLMLGISGVLIQTVTRNPFASPGIMGVNSGASLFVVTAIVIFNINGTFQLSVIAFIGACVVAAMIVGATTLPVRPLSIMELTLFGASISAFCMAVTQGLLIYNESAIEQVIYWLSGAVSNKKLSILTHLWPFIVIGITLTIYNIKNLNVYYLDDTALKSVGGNILRIKFITMLSVALLSGASVAIAGPIAFIGLITPHITKMMVSSHNHIVLLPAAGLIGAVLLVTSDILSRYLLFPQEIPVGIATAMIGSPIFFYLILKRKEQMS encoded by the coding sequence GTGCAAAGTAATGGCATAAAGTTAGTTTTACTTTCATTGCTGTTAATTGTCAGTATGATATGCAGTTTAATGTTTGGTTATAAAGTTTTTACTGTGTCAGATGTGTTTCATGCATTATTTCAAAACCAGCACATCGACGATCACAATATTCTAATGAACTTAAGATTGCCAAGAACACTTCTTGCAGCACTGATCGGGTTGATGCTCGGGATAAGTGGTGTACTCATTCAGACCGTGACGCGTAATCCGTTTGCGAGTCCGGGGATTATGGGTGTTAATAGTGGTGCGAGTTTATTCGTTGTTACTGCAATCGTCATATTTAATATTAATGGAACATTTCAATTAAGTGTTATCGCATTTATCGGTGCATGTGTTGTTGCTGCGATGATTGTCGGAGCAACGACATTACCGGTAAGACCATTATCAATAATGGAACTAACGTTGTTTGGTGCAAGTATTAGTGCTTTTTGTATGGCAGTAACACAAGGGTTACTCATTTACAATGAATCAGCGATTGAACAAGTAATCTACTGGTTAAGTGGTGCAGTTAGCAATAAGAAATTATCGATACTCACACATTTATGGCCTTTTATTGTTATTGGAATAACGCTCACGATTTATAACATTAAAAATTTGAATGTTTATTATCTGGACGATACGGCATTAAAGTCGGTCGGTGGGAATATACTGCGTATTAAGTTTATTACTATGCTGAGTGTTGCTTTACTCAGTGGTGCATCTGTTGCAATTGCAGGTCCGATTGCATTTATTGGTCTGATTACACCCCACATTACGAAAATGATGGTTTCAAGTCATAATCATATTGTGCTGTTACCAGCTGCAGGACTGATCGGTGCAGTACTACTCGTTACAAGTGATATACTGAGCCGTTATCTGTTATTTCCTCAGGAGATACCGGTTGGAATTGCAACAGCGATGATAGGTTCACCGATATTCTTCTATTTGATTCTTAAGCGTAAGGAGCAGATGTCATGA
- a CDS encoding iron-siderophore ABC transporter substrate-binding protein, translated as MKKLYILFIAFITLLAACGNPSASKEEKKDGSKDTVSVKHAMGTTEVPKDPKRVVVLTNEGTEALIALGVKPVGAANSYAGDPWYDHLKDKYKGIEPVGNESEINIERIVKLKPDLIIGNKFRQEAQYKKLSAIAPTVFSEELRGDWKENFKLYAKAVNKEDKGKEVLADYTKHVDKTREALGDKINSEISMVRFMPGDVRIYHKDTFSGVILDEVGLKRPKGQDKDDFAEKGLTKERISAMDGDYLFYFTFNTPKEDVTAVEKEWVNDPAFKALKASKQNHAMKVDDSIWNTSGGVLSAHMMLDDLKDKILSAK; from the coding sequence ATGAAAAAGTTATACATATTATTCATCGCATTTATCACATTACTTGCTGCATGTGGTAATCCATCTGCATCAAAGGAAGAGAAGAAAGACGGTTCAAAGGATACAGTTTCTGTTAAACATGCTATGGGTACAACTGAAGTACCAAAAGATCCGAAGCGTGTTGTCGTGTTAACGAACGAAGGTACTGAAGCGCTTATTGCATTAGGTGTAAAACCTGTCGGAGCAGCAAATTCTTACGCTGGAGATCCATGGTATGATCACTTAAAGGATAAATATAAAGGTATCGAACCAGTCGGTAATGAAAGTGAAATCAATATTGAGCGTATTGTTAAGCTAAAACCAGACTTAATTATCGGAAACAAATTCAGACAAGAAGCACAATATAAAAAGTTATCAGCGATTGCACCAACTGTATTCTCTGAAGAGTTACGTGGTGACTGGAAAGAGAACTTCAAATTATACGCGAAAGCTGTAAACAAAGAAGATAAAGGGAAAGAAGTATTAGCTGATTACACGAAACATGTTGATAAAACACGCGAAGCTTTAGGAGACAAGATTAATTCAGAAATCTCAATGGTTCGTTTCATGCCGGGTGACGTAAGAATTTACCATAAAGATACATTCTCTGGTGTTATTTTAGATGAAGTAGGTTTAAAGCGTCCTAAAGGTCAGGATAAAGATGATTTTGCAGAAAAAGGTTTAACGAAAGAGCGTATTAGCGCAATGGATGGCGATTACTTATTCTACTTCACATTCAATACACCGAAAGAAGATGTTACAGCTGTAGAGAAAGAATGGGTTAATGATCCTGCATTCAAAGCATTAAAGGCTTCAAAACAAAACCATGCAATGAAAGTTGACGACTCAATCTGGAACACTTCAGGTGGTGTATTATCAGCACATATGATGCTTGATGATTTAAAGGACAAAATTTTAAGTGCAAAGTAA